Proteins from a single region of Thermococcus sp. EP1:
- a CDS encoding DHHA1 domain-containing protein, protein MTVKLFYADPYLKEAVAKIEGIEVNGDNIRLKLDRTIFYPEGGGQPGDIGIIKGEGFRIDVKKVEGKEEIWHEGRIKGRLPQIGENVELELDWEWRYENMRQHTGQHILSAILKKMYNSDTTGFQIFPDYNKIEINFDEELTWEHLLAAELEANEVVWSNIPVEVNEYDELPKEIGSSLRKALPKDVTGKIRIVKIDEVDLIPCGGTHVKNTGEVGFIKIVNFYKKSKNIWRIEFVCGYRALIYLDKLLEDYWKSLDEMLNKNRPLFNRIIEVKENLEALEEEKDKLRREMWKWKSKALLQSAESINGIRVVSIVEDASMKDVQAFVVHFVDKNPDTVVLIVGSNYLIFAKNREVKDLAMNELLKEVLNEVGGSGGGSEILARGGGFKEAPEEVLRIAKALLKEKIKKS, encoded by the coding sequence ATGACAGTTAAGTTATTTTATGCTGATCCATATTTAAAAGAAGCTGTGGCAAAGATAGAGGGAATTGAAGTTAATGGAGATAATATTAGACTCAAACTGGATAGGACTATCTTCTATCCTGAGGGAGGAGGTCAGCCGGGTGATATTGGAATTATAAAAGGAGAAGGATTTAGAATTGATGTGAAAAAGGTAGAAGGAAAAGAAGAAATTTGGCATGAAGGTAGGATTAAGGGGAGGCTCCCCCAAATTGGGGAAAATGTAGAGCTCGAACTTGATTGGGAGTGGAGATATGAAAACATGAGGCAGCATACCGGGCAACACATTCTTTCTGCTATTTTAAAAAAGATGTATAACAGTGATACAACGGGTTTTCAGATCTTTCCTGATTACAATAAGATAGAGATAAACTTTGATGAGGAGTTAACATGGGAACATCTTCTTGCTGCTGAGTTAGAGGCAAATGAAGTTGTTTGGAGTAATATTCCTGTGGAGGTCAACGAGTATGATGAGCTCCCCAAAGAGATTGGCAGTTCTCTTAGGAAAGCTCTTCCAAAGGATGTAACTGGAAAAATTAGAATTGTAAAAATAGATGAAGTGGATTTAATTCCCTGCGGAGGTACACACGTAAAGAACACTGGGGAAGTTGGGTTCATAAAAATAGTTAACTTTTATAAAAAAAGCAAGAACATATGGCGTATAGAGTTTGTCTGTGGTTATAGGGCTTTGATATATCTAGATAAGCTCTTGGAGGATTATTGGAAAAGTTTAGATGAGATGTTGAATAAAAACAGACCTCTTTTTAATAGAATAATAGAAGTCAAAGAAAATCTTGAGGCTCTTGAAGAAGAAAAAGACAAGTTGAGGAGAGAGATGTGGAAATGGAAGAGCAAGGCACTTCTACAGAGTGCTGAGAGTATCAATGGAATAAGAGTTGTCTCCATTGTAGAAGATGCTTCTATGAAGGACGTCCAAGCGTTTGTAGTTCATTTTGTAGATAAAAATCCTGATACAGTAGTATTAATAGTGGGGAGCAATTACTTGATTTTTGCAAAAAATAGAGAGGTTAAAGACCTTGCAATGAATGAACTCCTCAAAGAAGTTCTCAATGAAGTCGGTGGTAGTGGAGGAGGGAGTGAGATCTTAGCCAGAGGAGGAGGGTTTAAAGAGGCTCCAGAGGAGGTCCTTAGAATAGCAAAGGCTCTCCTAAAAGAAAAAATCAAAAAGAGTTAA
- a CDS encoding inositol-3-phosphate synthase yields the protein MVRVVILGQGYVGSIFALGVERIKNGELGYYGIPLENDLPIKIEDIEIVGSYDVDKDKIRKSLYEIIGNYWDGHIPKNLKNVVVKKGIHLNSLRNLPFEVEGLEDEMSLKEAVETLVNEWKKLKVDVIVNVCTTEAFVPFKNKEELIAAIENDNRDRLTATQVYAYAAALYAKETNGAAFVNAIPTLIANDPAFVELARESNLVIFGDDGATGATPFTADVLTHLAQRNRYVKDIAQFNIGGNTDFLALTDKERNKSKEFTKSSIVKELLGYDAPHYIKPTGFLEPLGDRKFIAMHIEYVSFNGAVDELIINGRINDSPALAGLLVDLVRLGKIATERKEFGTIYEVNAFYMKNPGPQEKGNIPRIIAHEKMRIWAGLKPKWL from the coding sequence ATGGTGCGTGTGGTGATACTAGGTCAAGGATACGTGGGGAGTATTTTTGCTCTCGGTGTAGAGAGAATAAAAAACGGCGAATTAGGATATTATGGTATCCCTTTGGAAAATGATCTCCCCATAAAAATCGAGGATATTGAAATAGTTGGTAGTTACGATGTGGATAAAGACAAAATTAGAAAATCTCTCTATGAGATAATTGGAAACTATTGGGACGGCCACATACCTAAGAACCTAAAAAACGTTGTTGTGAAGAAAGGAATTCACTTGAACAGCTTGAGAAATCTACCTTTTGAAGTTGAAGGACTGGAGGATGAAATGTCTCTTAAAGAAGCCGTTGAGACCCTTGTTAATGAATGGAAAAAGCTAAAAGTTGATGTAATAGTAAACGTCTGCACAACAGAGGCCTTTGTTCCATTTAAGAACAAGGAAGAGCTCATTGCAGCAATTGAAAATGACAATAGAGATAGGCTAACTGCAACCCAAGTATATGCATATGCTGCAGCTCTTTATGCAAAAGAGACAAATGGTGCGGCTTTTGTAAATGCAATTCCAACCTTGATAGCAAACGACCCTGCTTTTGTAGAGCTCGCTAGAGAGAGCAATTTGGTGATATTCGGAGATGATGGAGCAACAGGTGCCACTCCATTTACTGCAGATGTCCTGACCCATTTGGCCCAGAGGAACAGATACGTTAAAGACATTGCTCAATTTAACATTGGAGGAAATACAGACTTTCTAGCCCTAACAGACAAAGAAAGAAACAAGAGTAAAGAATTCACAAAGTCCAGCATTGTTAAAGAGCTCCTTGGATATGATGCCCCCCACTATATTAAGCCCACAGGATTTCTGGAACCCTTAGGAGATAGGAAGTTCATTGCAATGCACATTGAATATGTAAGCTTTAATGGAGCAGTTGACGAGCTTATAATAAATGGAAGGATCAACGACAGCCCAGCTTTAGCAGGCCTTCTAGTAGATCTGGTGAGATTGGGCAAAATTGCCACCGAGAGAAAAGAATTCGGAACAATTTACGAAGTAAACGCTTTTTACATGAAAAATCCTGGACCACAGGAAAAAGGCAACATACCAAGGATAATCGCCCATGAAAAGATGAGAATATGGGCAGGATTAAAACCAAAGTGGCTTTAA